The Chitinophaga lutea genome contains the following window.
TTTTACCCCTTCTAACCGCAAATACAAGATCATGGCAATTATCAAACCCTTCCGGGCGCTGCGTCCACAACCAGCCCTGGCGAAAGAAGTAGCCGCACGGCCATATGATGTATTGAATTCCGCAGAAGCGGCAGCCGAAGCTGCCGGTAACCCGAACTCATTCTACCACGTATCCAAATCCGAAATCGACCTCCCCGACGGCACAGACGTGCACAGCGAGGCTGTATACCTGAAAGCCGCCGAAAACCTGCAGGCCCTCCGGGATGCGGGAACACTCTTCCATGAAGACCAACCCTGCTATTATATCTATAAACTGGTGATGGACGGCCGGGCCCAGACGGGGCTGGTATGCGTATCGTCCATCGACGACTATAACAACGGCATCATCAAAAAACACGAATTCACCCGCCCGGACAAGGAACTGGACCGTATCAACCACATTACCTACACCCGCGCCCAGACCGGTAACGTGTTTCTTGCGTACGACGATGTGCCCGAACTGAACACCATCATCGATCACTGGCAGCAACGGCATGCGCCGGTATATGATTTCATCGCCGACGACGGCATTGCCCACACCATCTGGGTGGTGGACGAGGCTGCCACCGGCGAGCAGATCACCGAACTGTTCGCCACCAAGGTGCCCGCCACGTACATTGCCGACGGGCATCACCGTGCCGCTTCCGCCGCGCTGGTGCAAAAAGCGACCAACGAAAACATTCACAGCAGCGCCAACCTGAATTATTTCCTCACCACCATATTCCCCGCCAGCCAGCTGGCGATACTCGACTACAACCGCCTCGTCAAAGACCTGAACGGTCACAGCAAGGCAGATTTCCTCTCGCAGCTCGAGTACGACTTCATCGTGGAGCCCATCGGTCACCACGAGCAGAAACCCAGCATGCTGCATGAGTTCAGCATGTACCTCGACGGCACCTGGTACCGCCTCGTGGCCCAGGAAGGCACCTACACGACAGACCCGATCGGCATCCTGGACGTGACCATCCTGCAAAACAACGTGCTCGACAAACTGCTGGGCATCAAAGATCCCCGCACCGACAAACGCATCGATTTTGTGGGCGGCATCCGCGGCCTCGGCGAACTGGTGAAAAGGGTCAACAGCGGCGAGATGCAGGTCGCTTTCGCCCTCTACCCCGTTACGATCGGGCAGCTTTTCGATATCGCCGACAGCGGTAACGTAATGCCCCCGAAGTCAACCTGGTTCGAGCCCAAGCTGCGCGACGGCCTCTTAACACATTTGATCTGATTATCATCTGAAACGTTGGCCCCGCCTTGATCCGGGGTCGGCGCTTTTTTCTTACATTTACATAAAACGCACTGAATGATGGAATGGCAAAAGGTTGCTAAAAAGTGGACCCTTGTGCTCGCAGGGATATTAACGGTACAATGGAGCATGGCGCAGGACAATGCCGAGCTCCAGCAAACCGCCAATTCTTTCCTGCGGACGGGAGATTATGCCAATGCGATATTGGTACTGAACCAGGCTATCCAGAACTCCCCGGACGATATCCAGCTGAAAAAGAACCTCGCTTTTGCCTACTACCTGAAGGGCGATTATAATCGCGCTTACACCGTGGTGTCGCCGCTGGTCGATAAAAAAGACGCGGACATCCACCTGTTCCAGATTGCCGGTAACATTTACCAGAGCAAGCAGGACTGGAAAGGAGCGGAAAAGCTCTACATCCGCGGTCTCAAAAAGTTCCCGAAAAGCGGCGAGCTGTACAACGACTACGGGGACCTGCTGCAGAACATGAAAAACTTCGACGGCGCGCTGAAGCAATGGGTAAAGGGCATTGAAACCGACCCCAATTTCCCCGGCAACTATTACCATGCCGCGCGGAGCTATCTGTGGACCAAAGAGCCCATCTGGGCCATCCTCTACGGCGAAACCTTCGTCAACCTGGAAAGTTACACCACCAGGACCGCCGAGATCAGGGAAGTGGTGGTGGAGTGCTATAAAAAACTGTTCGACGACCCGGCCATTTTCGACAGTGTGCCGGCCGAAAACGATAAAAAATCCAAAAAGAGCGGTTCCGAAAGCGGGTTCATGGATGCTTTCAAAAGCACCATCGCCAAACAGGTGAGCGTGATTGCCAACGGCATCGAGCCACAGTCGCTCATCATGCTGCGCACCCGTTTCCTGCTCGACTGGTATAATTTTCACGCGATGCGCTATCCTTACGCCCTCTTTGATTTTCAGCGCAACCTGCTGAAAGAAGGTATGTTCGAGTCATACAACCAATGGCTGTTCGGTCCCGTAGCGAACCAGGCCGAATACAAAGCCTGGACCACCCTGAACAAAACCAACTACGACGCCTTCTCCACATGGCAGCGCAACCACCCGCTGAAACTGCGGGAAGATGAGTTCTACAACACCGGCAAACTGGCGGTGATCAAGTAGCACGGGCGAAAGGAACAGCATAGAGGGCCGCGTTTAATTACAACAACCATCTAAACATAGAGCTTATGCTGATCGCAAAACACCAAAACATTATTGACAACGCGGTTAAAGCCAACCACGACAGAACTTTTTACGCCCAGTACCCCGAGCACCCGAAAGCGTATGGAGAAGAAGCGCCCCCGCAGGGCGAAGCCTCCTTCAAAAGCCTGCTGCAGCAGCCGTTTCCACGTTTGAAGCAAAAGATCGTTGCCGGCTGGGCGGGCGAAGAAGTATCCCCTTACACCGGCGAAGCCCTGGGCATCACCTACCCGCTCGTCGACGTGGAAGAACTGGTGAAAGCCGGTAAACGTGCCGGCCAGCGCTGGGCGCAGCTGAGCGTCGCAGACAGAGCGGGCATCCTTACCGAAACGCTGGAGAAGATACAGCATCACTTCTTCGAGATCGCCCATGCCACCATGCACACCACCGGCCAGAGTTTTATGATGAGCTTCCAGGCCAGCGGCCCGCATGCGAACGACCGCGCGCTTGAAGCCATCGCCATGGGCTACCAGCAGTTGCAGGCCTATCCTGAAAAACAGACCTGGGAAAAACCTATGGGCAAAATCAGCATCCGCCTCGAAAAGTCATTCCGTGCCGTGCCTAAAGGGCTGGGCCTGGTGATCGGCTGCTCCACTTTCCCGATATGGAACTCTTTGCCCGGTATTTATGCCGACCTCATAACCGGTAACGCCGTGCTCGTAAAACCGCATCCCAGGGCCGTATTGCCGATCGCCATCGTGGTGGCGGTGATTCAGCAGGTGCTGGAAGAAAACGGGCAGGACCCGTACACCTGCCAGCTCGCAACGGACACCAGCGAACACCTCATCACCAAAGAGCTTTGCGAGCACCCCGATGTGGCGTTGATCGACTACACCGGCAGCAGCGGCTTCGGTAACTACGTCGAATCCCTCACAGCTCACGGCAAAACCGTGTTCACCGAAAAAGCCGGCGTCAACTCCGTGATACTCGATTCCGCGAAAGACATCGACGCCGTGGTACAAAACCTCGCCTTCTCCGTGAGCCTTTACTCCGGCCAGATGTGCACCGCGCCGCAGAACTTCTTCATCCCCGAATCAGGCATCCGCACGCCCAATGGGAACATTCCGTTTAATGAAGTGGCAACCCGGCTCAAAGACGCCGTAACGGCCCTCGTCAATAATCCGAAAATGGGTGCCGGCACGCTCGGCGCATTGCAGAATGAGGCCACCGTGCAGCGCGCCAAAGAAGCCCATAACATCGGCGGGAAAGTGGTGCTGAGCGGCACGCCGGTTGTGAACGAAGAATATAAAAACGCCCGCACTTTCTCCCCCACCATCGTGGAGGTCAGCTCGGCAGATAACAGCATTTACGAAAGGGAACTGTTCGGCCCGGTCATCCTCCTGATCAAAACCAGGGATACCGACCACTCGATTCAGCTGGCCCGGCAAATGGCCGCCAAACACGGCGCCATTACCTGCGCGGCTTACACAACCGATGAAACGGCAAAAGACAGGATCGCCGATGCGATGAACAGCGTGTTCACGCCCGTGTCTTTCAACTTTACCGGCTTCATATGGGTCAACCAGCATGCCGCGTTTTCCGATTTTCACGTTACGGGTGGCAACCCGGCCGGCAATGCCAGTTTTACGAACCAGGAATTTATTGTGAAGCGATTTGTTTGGGTGGGCAACAGAACATACATGGAATAAAAACCACATTATGCGCACACACATCAGGCTACTTTTTTTCATGGCAATCCTGGCTGCGGCCTGCCAGCAGGCTCCGAAAGCCGACAAGGCGGAAGTGACCGACGTACAGGCCGTCAAACAGCCCGACGAAAACGGACATCACCACCGGCTCGATACCGCCGCCAGCCACCTGTTCTGGATAGGCACCAAACCTACCGGCGAACACAAGGGCTCCTTCAGGTTCAGCAGCGGGGAACTGCATATGAAAGACAGTGTGCTGACCAGTGGGCAATTCGTGATAGACATCCGCAGCCTCAGCAATATCGACCTGGCTACGCAGCCCGACATGAAAAAGAAGCTGGAAACCGAACTGCTCGGCCCCAATTTCTTTGATGCCGCGCAATTCCCGGCGGCCCGGTTCGAGATCACCGAGGTACAGGAATTCAATCCCGCCACAGCCGGCAAAGATGTGTTGCTGAAAGACGCCAATTATACCATCAAGGGAAACCTCACCATCAAAGACGTGAGCAAAAACATCAGTTTCCCGGCCAAAATCGTGCGGAAAGATGGCAAGGTGATGGCCACCGCCGATTTTAACATCGATCGCACCCAGTGGGGTATGACCTACCGGGCCGACAAATCGGTACAGGATAAGCTGATCAACTCCATCGTCAACATCCGTTTCGAAATCGTTACAAAATAGCGGGCGGGGCGGCATTTTAGCTGTCCCGCTCCTTTTTTTTCAGTATATTTAGTAAGATCTCCGATCCTAAATACACGACTATGGAAACGAATCAAAAAAGAGATGAACGCCTGTGGCGCATCGCCAAAGCCCGGGCCGGATTCCGCACCCACCTGATGACCTACCTTATCATTAACGCGTTTTTGTGGGCCATATGGTTTCTGACCAGCGACCAGCACGACGGTGTGCCCTGGCCGGTATGGCCGATGGCTGGATGGGGACTGGGCCTGGCGTTTGCGTATTACAACGCCTTTCACCGGGACCCGTTTGGCGATGCAACCCGTGAATACGAAAAACTGCAGCAGGAAAAACAACAGCGTGGCATTTAATTCAACCTTTTCATCATGCACCTCCCCACCCGCCTTTTTGATGTGATTACGCATCAATTGACCCACTATTCCAAATCCGATATGATGGCCGCCAAACAGGATGGCGCCTGGAAATTGTACAGCACCGCTGAAGTGGCCGATATCACCTGGCGTTTCAGCGCCGGCCTTCTGCACGCGGGCGTAAAAGCAGGCGACAGAATCGCCCTCATCAGCTTCAACCGCCCCGAATGGATCCTGACCGACATGGCCTGCCAGCAGATCGGCGCCGTGCTGGTGCCCATCTACCCCACCATCAGCGAGCCCGAACTTGAATTTGTGCTCAACGACTCTGGCGCCAGTGTGCTGTTCGTGAACAACAAAGACCTGTTCGGGAAAGTGCAGGCGTTGCGCAGCAAACTCCCCCAGCTCCGCGAGATCTGTTCCTACGATCGTATCCCGGATGTGCAGCACTGGTCCGCCCTCACCGCCCTCGCGCAGGAGGCCGACAAAGACCGTATAATCGCCATCAGGGAGGCAATTGAGCCGGAACAGCTCGTCACCATCATCTATACTTCCGGCACTACCGGCGTACCCAAGGGCGTGATGCTCTCCCACCGCAATATCATGAGCAACGTGGAAAGCTGCCTGCCCCTGCTGCCCGTCAGCAGCAACGGCCGGGCATTGAGCTTTCTGCCCCTCAATCATATTTTCGAAAGGATGGTCACCTATCTGTACCTCACCGCCGGCGTGTCCGTTTACTATGCGGAGAGCATGGACACGATCTCCGAAAACCTGAAGGAAATAAAACCCTCCATTTTCACCACCGTGCCCCGCCTCCTCGAAAAAATCTACGAAAAGCTCAATGCCCGCGGCATGGCGCTAAGCGGCATGAGCCGGTCGATTTTTTTCTGGGCGCTCGACCTGGCCAGGCAATTCGAGATCAACAAACCCCTCACCCCCTGGTACAGGATACAACTGACGCTGGCCGACCGGCTAGTGTACCGCAAATGGCGGGAAGCCCTCGGGGGCGAGCTGCAATGCATCGTAACCGGTGCAGCCGCCTGCCAGGTGCGGCTGCTGCGCGTCTTCACCGCCGCACGCATTCCCATCCTGGAGGGGTACGGGCTCACCGAAACCTCGCCCGTGATCGCCGTAAACCGTATGCCTGAAAAAGACAGGATGTTCGGTACGGTGGGGCCCGTGATCAGCAATGTAGAAGTGAAACTGGCGGACGACGGGGAAATTCTCTGTAAAGGCCCCAACATTACGATGGGATACTATAAACGCCCCGACCTCACGGCAGATGCCATCACCGACGGATGGTTCCATACCGGCGACATCGGGGTGCTGGCCGACGGCAAATTCCTCAAAATCACCGATCGCAAAAAAGAACTGTTCAAAACATCCGGGGGCAAATTCGTGGCGCCGCAGCCCATCGAAAACAAATTCCGGGAATCGCCGTTAATCGAACAGATCATGGTGGTTGGTTCCGACCGCAAGTTCACCGGCGCCCTCATCGTGCCCAATTTCCGCAACCTGGAAGACTGGTACGCCCAACAGGGCAACAGCTATCCCGGCCCGGAAAAGGCCCTTCACGACACCAAAGTGCAGCAGCTGTACCGGCAGTCGGTGGAGCAGTATAACCAGTTCTTCAACCACATCGAGCAGGTGAAAAAATTCGAGCTGATGCCCCACGAATGGACGGTGGATGGAGGTGAAATGACCCCTACCCTTAAACTCAAGCGAAAGGTGATCCAGGAAAAGTACAGGGACGCGATTGAGCGGATTTATGCATAAAATTTGAGGAAAATTGGTAAAAACGCTTATTTTTGCCCTCCCGCTAACAGCGGTATGGCCCGGTAGTTCAATGGATAGAATAGAAGTTTCCTAAACTTTAGATACAAGTTCGATTCTTGTCCGGGCTACAACCTCACCATCCCAAGGTGTCCATCCGGGCACCTTTTTTATTCAAAATCGCGGCCAACACGGTAATATACGCTACCTTTGTTAGGTCTTCCTCTCCCAGGCAACCCCTTCCTATCCCCGTATTTTTCAATTGTTAAAACCAAAATCATGAAACAGTTCCGATTTACCTGGATGCTTTTTTCAGCAGCAGCAGTTTTCCTGACCTCCTGTAACGGAGGCGGAAAAAAAACTGATAAAGACACTGCGATGGAAGCAGACAATGCTGGCGTTAACGTCGAGCCCGCCTCAAATACCATCATTAACACACCGCAAAGTATGATGACAGCAGTACATAAAGTGGCCAACTTTGCAAAGTGGAAAGCCTCTTACGATGCGCACGATTCAATGCGGTTGGCCAATCAGATACACAGTTATATAATCGGCCGCGGCGTACAGGATTCCAATATGGTACTGGTAGTTGTGAAAGTAGGAGATATGGATAAAGCCAAAGCTTTTGCCAAAGACGCCAGTCTGAAAATGGCCATGCAAAAAGGCGGAGTAACAGGCACTCCCTCATTCAGTTTTATTACGATCACCTTCCAGGATACCTCTCCTGTCGATACAGACATCCGGTCAAGGGTAACATTTCAAGTCAAGGACTGGGATACCTGGCTGAAAGCATTTGAGGAAGGCAAGCAGAACAGATTGGACAATGGCATCATTGTAAGAGCCTACGGTCATGATGTGGACGATAATCATAAAGTAGTAGTGGTTACCGCCCAGACCGATACTGCCAAAGCCAATGCCTATTGGAATTCGGATGTACGCAAAAACCGGATGGTGGCAGCAGGGGTAATAGGCGAGCCTGAACGGTTTGTGTACCGGTTAACGCATCGGTATTGATATACCCTGAAGCGATAACAACCATTCGGTTCAACAGACCCAAAAACCAGGGTGCGAATTCACACCAACATCGCGGGAAATATAAAAGCAGGCTGCTGTAATCCCGTATTTTCCATAGACCTGAACTATCCGACAATACGCTTAATTCCCCCAAGTCCGGAAAGATCAGATTCGAGCCTGAGACTTTTGGGGGACTGCATTTAAAACCCGGAAGCTTTTTCAAAAAGAGCTTCCGGTTTTTTTGTGCCGCCAATAATTGACATCCCGGAGACTTCTTTGCCCGGCGATAGCAGAATGAGCTCCGGAGAGAATATTCCCCTCCTGACATAGGGTTGTCACAGCCCGATTTTAGCTTTACTGTGTAATGTAAAATCACTCAAAATGGAAAAGCTCGATCTCGCAAAAAAGCACAAGTCATATTTTACCGCTAAACCCAAGCCGGAACTGGTGGAAATCGAAAATGCCCAATTCATATCAATATGCGGCAAAGGAGATCCCTCCGGCCAACAATTCACTGACAACATTGAAGCACTTTATACAGTTGCCTATGCCTTAAAATTCATTTACAAAGCAAAGGAAAAAGACTTCGTTGTTTCGAAACTGGAAGGGCTCTGGTGGTTTGACGAAGAAAAATTCTGCAACAAGACCATTGCCAGTTCGTCCGTAGAAGTCCCGAGAAGCGAATGGGAATACCGCCTGTTGATAAGATTGCCGGACTTTGTTGCGGAACATGACCTTGAAAAAGCCAAAGAAACCGTTCTTGCTAAAAAGAAAACGGCGCTTGCCGGGAAAGTTGAATACTTTACGATGAGTGAGGGAAAATCAGTGCAAATGCTGCATGTCGGGCCTTTTTCCACGGAACCTCAGTCACTGCAACAAATAGGGGCCTTCATCGAAACACACAAATTATCGCGGAACGGGCTTCATCACGAAATTTATTTATCGGACTTCAGGAAAACCGAGCCCGGTAAATTGAAGACCATTTTAAGAGAACCGGTGAAATAGGCATATCCCAGCCCCGGCACGTCTCAGGCATAATTACGCAAACGTCCCCTATAATGTCGGAATCATACCCTGTTTACCTGATTGAACGAACCTATCTTTACCATACACAAAACAGCACGTTATGCGAAAACTCAAACTACAGATGCACATGAGCCTCGATGGCTTCGTTGCAGGGCCCGAAGGACAGCTGGTTGGATCGGCACAATTGGTTCGGATCTGCCATTGGGCGAATTCATGGGCAATCTCCTCGAAACAAGCGACACCATGATATTGGGCAGCAAAACAACTAATGAAATTGTCAGCTATTGGGAAAATGTAGCAGAAAACGAACCCGACAGCCCGGAACAGCCGGTTGCCCAAAAAATGGTCCGGATGCGCAAGATTGCTTTCAGCAAGCGTCAATCAACAATCAGCGGCAAAAATGTAACTGTTGAAAATGGGGATATTGTTTCTGCCGTAAACCAGCTCAAAAATGAGGATGGAAAAGACATCATTGTGTATGGTGGCGCGCAGTTCGTCAGCGCGTTGATTGAACATGACCTCATTGACGAATACAATTTGTTTATCAACCCAATCAGTCTGGGTAATGGTTTAAGTATTTTCAAAGGGAAAAAATACCTGAAACTGGCAAAATCAGTGGTCTACAGGAGCGGGATTGTGGTGAATACCTATATCAAAGGTTAGTTCGTGTTACACTTCCGTGAAGTGGACTTTATACGTTTTCGGAATTTGCAGTTGGGCCAGGCGATACCCCCGGGTGGTTCTGATATTGGCAATCCACTCATCCGTACCGCCAAAATCAATGATCCAGGAATTGTAACTATTCAGTCCCTTAAAGGGCCCCGGTTCAAAAATTAAGGTCAGTGCGAGCTGATACATATCGTCCCGCTTCGAAAACTGGCGGGTGATATCAAAGCTGAAATGCTCGCCTGTTTCGTCACCCCAATCGTAAGTACCATATTGAAACAGCAGCATGTCATCATGCGGATTTTTCCCGTTTGAAATACTTTTGACCTTGATTTCATCGTACAGTGTTTTTGAAAGTCCGATAACATCGTCGGGCGTTAATACGGAGCCTGCCCCGATCAACTGTTTGACTGCTGCCAGATATTCATTTTCAATGTTTTTCAGTTCCACCGATCGGGGCATATTGATGTTCTTTTGTGCTTGCTTAAACTTCGCGGCAAACAACCGGCTGTTTTATCCGGCATTGGTTTCTGCCATCCAAACGCCATCCTATTCTTTGTCACAATAAAGGAAAAGCATATCATCGACCGCGTTATCGCCAAGTTGTTTTGCCTTCCGTAAATCCTCACAGGCCTCTTTAGTTTGTTTTTTGGTGGGTTTAAGATTCCCTTTCCCCGTCAGCAGATTGATTTTCGCAACGCCTCTGTTTGCATAGGCTTCTTTGTAGTCCGGGTTTAGCCGGATAGCAGCGTCGTAGTCCTTAATTTCGCCTGCAAGGTCCATCAACATGTTTTTTGACGCGCCCCGGTTGAAGTAAGG
Protein-coding sequences here:
- a CDS encoding DUF1015 domain-containing protein, coding for MAIIKPFRALRPQPALAKEVAARPYDVLNSAEAAAEAAGNPNSFYHVSKSEIDLPDGTDVHSEAVYLKAAENLQALRDAGTLFHEDQPCYYIYKLVMDGRAQTGLVCVSSIDDYNNGIIKKHEFTRPDKELDRINHITYTRAQTGNVFLAYDDVPELNTIIDHWQQRHAPVYDFIADDGIAHTIWVVDEAATGEQITELFATKVPATYIADGHHRAASAALVQKATNENIHSSANLNYFLTTIFPASQLAILDYNRLVKDLNGHSKADFLSQLEYDFIVEPIGHHEQKPSMLHEFSMYLDGTWYRLVAQEGTYTTDPIGILDVTILQNNVLDKLLGIKDPRTDKRIDFVGGIRGLGELVKRVNSGEMQVAFALYPVTIGQLFDIADSGNVMPPKSTWFEPKLRDGLLTHLI
- a CDS encoding tetratricopeptide repeat protein; amino-acid sequence: MMEWQKVAKKWTLVLAGILTVQWSMAQDNAELQQTANSFLRTGDYANAILVLNQAIQNSPDDIQLKKNLAFAYYLKGDYNRAYTVVSPLVDKKDADIHLFQIAGNIYQSKQDWKGAEKLYIRGLKKFPKSGELYNDYGDLLQNMKNFDGALKQWVKGIETDPNFPGNYYHAARSYLWTKEPIWAILYGETFVNLESYTTRTAEIREVVVECYKKLFDDPAIFDSVPAENDKKSKKSGSESGFMDAFKSTIAKQVSVIANGIEPQSLIMLRTRFLLDWYNFHAMRYPYALFDFQRNLLKEGMFESYNQWLFGPVANQAEYKAWTTLNKTNYDAFSTWQRNHPLKLREDEFYNTGKLAVIK
- the paaN gene encoding phenylacetic acid degradation protein PaaN — its product is MLIAKHQNIIDNAVKANHDRTFYAQYPEHPKAYGEEAPPQGEASFKSLLQQPFPRLKQKIVAGWAGEEVSPYTGEALGITYPLVDVEELVKAGKRAGQRWAQLSVADRAGILTETLEKIQHHFFEIAHATMHTTGQSFMMSFQASGPHANDRALEAIAMGYQQLQAYPEKQTWEKPMGKISIRLEKSFRAVPKGLGLVIGCSTFPIWNSLPGIYADLITGNAVLVKPHPRAVLPIAIVVAVIQQVLEENGQDPYTCQLATDTSEHLITKELCEHPDVALIDYTGSSGFGNYVESLTAHGKTVFTEKAGVNSVILDSAKDIDAVVQNLAFSVSLYSGQMCTAPQNFFIPESGIRTPNGNIPFNEVATRLKDAVTALVNNPKMGAGTLGALQNEATVQRAKEAHNIGGKVVLSGTPVVNEEYKNARTFSPTIVEVSSADNSIYERELFGPVILLIKTRDTDHSIQLARQMAAKHGAITCAAYTTDETAKDRIADAMNSVFTPVSFNFTGFIWVNQHAAFSDFHVTGGNPAGNASFTNQEFIVKRFVWVGNRTYME
- a CDS encoding YceI family protein translates to MRTHIRLLFFMAILAAACQQAPKADKAEVTDVQAVKQPDENGHHHRLDTAASHLFWIGTKPTGEHKGSFRFSSGELHMKDSVLTSGQFVIDIRSLSNIDLATQPDMKKKLETELLGPNFFDAAQFPAARFEITEVQEFNPATAGKDVLLKDANYTIKGNLTIKDVSKNISFPAKIVRKDGKVMATADFNIDRTQWGMTYRADKSVQDKLINSIVNIRFEIVTK
- a CDS encoding 2TM domain-containing protein, whose protein sequence is METNQKRDERLWRIAKARAGFRTHLMTYLIINAFLWAIWFLTSDQHDGVPWPVWPMAGWGLGLAFAYYNAFHRDPFGDATREYEKLQQEKQQRGI
- a CDS encoding AMP-dependent synthetase/ligase encodes the protein MHLPTRLFDVITHQLTHYSKSDMMAAKQDGAWKLYSTAEVADITWRFSAGLLHAGVKAGDRIALISFNRPEWILTDMACQQIGAVLVPIYPTISEPELEFVLNDSGASVLFVNNKDLFGKVQALRSKLPQLREICSYDRIPDVQHWSALTALAQEADKDRIIAIREAIEPEQLVTIIYTSGTTGVPKGVMLSHRNIMSNVESCLPLLPVSSNGRALSFLPLNHIFERMVTYLYLTAGVSVYYAESMDTISENLKEIKPSIFTTVPRLLEKIYEKLNARGMALSGMSRSIFFWALDLARQFEINKPLTPWYRIQLTLADRLVYRKWREALGGELQCIVTGAAACQVRLLRVFTAARIPILEGYGLTETSPVIAVNRMPEKDRMFGTVGPVISNVEVKLADDGEILCKGPNITMGYYKRPDLTADAITDGWFHTGDIGVLADGKFLKITDRKKELFKTSGGKFVAPQPIENKFRESPLIEQIMVVGSDRKFTGALIVPNFRNLEDWYAQQGNSYPGPEKALHDTKVQQLYRQSVEQYNQFFNHIEQVKKFELMPHEWTVDGGEMTPTLKLKRKVIQEKYRDAIERIYA
- a CDS encoding GyrI-like domain-containing protein, with product MEKLDLAKKHKSYFTAKPKPELVEIENAQFISICGKGDPSGQQFTDNIEALYTVAYALKFIYKAKEKDFVVSKLEGLWWFDEEKFCNKTIASSSVEVPRSEWEYRLLIRLPDFVAEHDLEKAKETVLAKKKTALAGKVEYFTMSEGKSVQMLHVGPFSTEPQSLQQIGAFIETHKLSRNGLHHEIYLSDFRKTEPGKLKTILREPVK
- a CDS encoding dihydrofolate reductase family protein — its product is MNEPIFTIHKTARYAKTQTTDAHEPRWLRCRARRTAGWIGTIGSDLPLGEFMGNLLETSDTMILGSKTTNEIVSYWENVAENEPDSPEQPVAQKMVRMRKIAFSKRQSTISGKNVTVENGDIVSAVNQLKNEDGKDIIVYGGAQFVSALIEHDLIDEYNLFINPISLGNGLSIFKGKKYLKLAKSVVYRSGIVVNTYIKG